The Populus alba chromosome 4, ASM523922v2, whole genome shotgun sequence genome contains a region encoding:
- the LOC118049158 gene encoding uncharacterized protein: MGRQPCCDKVGLKKGPWTSDEDKKLINFILANGQCCWRAVPKLAGLLRCGKSCRLRWTNYLRPDLKRGLLSEYEEKMVIDLHAQLGNRWSKIASHLPGRTDNEIKNHWNTHIKKKLRKMGIDPLTHKPLSTIETPPPPPPPQQEVQVQNSIQEPEQQAGRQSSSTSDISELGQNNEPETLLQPARTQDEENNIGSTYDTMERMSSFCIDEVPLIEPHEMLVPGGPSPSSTSTSSSTSASSASSSSSYGSNNILDELLLPDFEWPLNNVDIGLWDDDLSSWDLLISDVDSGRKQATMFDPFLNQCPRTVLDQDYWTYGLL; encoded by the exons ATGGGAAGGCAACCTTGTTGTGACAAAGTTGGATTGAAGAAAGGCCCTTGGACCTCCGATGAGGATAAGAAACTCATAAACTTCATCCTCGCTAATGGCCAATGTTGCTGGAGAGCTGTTCCTAAGCTTGCAG GATTGTTAAGGTGCGGGAAGAGTTGCAGGCTGAGATGGACAAACTATCTCCGGCCAGATTTGAAGAGAGGTCTTTTATCAGAATATGAGGAGAAAATGGTCATTGATCTTCATGCTCAACTTGGCAACAG ATGGTCTAAGATTGCATCACATCTACCAGGAAGAACTGATAATGAAATCAAGAACCATTGGAACACTCATATCAAGAAGAAGCTAAGGAAAATGGGAATTGATCCTCTCACTCACAAGCCACTCTCTACTATTGAAACACCTCCTCCACCGCCACCGCCACAGCAAGAAGTTCAAGTGCAGAATAGTATACAAGAACCAGAGCAGCAAGCTGGACGACAGTCTAGCTCCACCAGTGACATATCTGAACTGGGCCAAAATAATGAACCAGAGACATTATTACAACCAGCTAGAACTCAAGATGAAGAGAATAACATTGGTAGCACATATGACACAATGGAGCGAATGAGTAGTTTTTGCATAGATGAAGTTCCACTAATTGAACCCCATGAAATGCTAGTCCCTGGTGGACCTTCTCCTTCATCAACCTCAACCTCTTCATCAACATCAGCATCATcagcatcatcatcttcttcgtaTGGTTCAAACAATATCCTTGATGAGTTGCTATTGCCAGATTTTGAGTGGCCTCTCAACAATGTCGACATTGGCTTGTGGGACGATGACTTGAGTAGTTGGGATTTGCTAATCAGTGATGTGGACAGTGGCAGGAAGCAGGCAACCATGTTCGATCCTTTTCTGAATCAGTGCCCAAGAACGGTTTTGGATCAAGATTATTGGACATATGGGCTCTTGTGA